From Streptomonospora salina, the proteins below share one genomic window:
- a CDS encoding ATP-binding protein: MSDSQRLREHAAADTATGLRPGARGRGGPEDSAEEIESEAGALEASEDAGAATDHTVWSCVGNLTAVRSIRARVREFLERSKPPQNVLDDAELASSELATNALLHSRSGQTGGVMTLFIRSGRDRVRVAVADQGEKNQAPDSGDTGAGRTDTDDYGRGKLIIESCTTRSGEYLTDTTHVAWFEIDIDDGA, translated from the coding sequence ATGAGCGATTCGCAGCGACTCCGCGAACACGCCGCTGCCGACACGGCCACCGGCCTCCGTCCGGGCGCCCGCGGGCGCGGCGGCCCCGAGGACTCCGCAGAGGAGATCGAATCCGAGGCCGGTGCCCTGGAAGCGAGTGAGGACGCGGGAGCCGCTACCGACCACACCGTGTGGAGCTGTGTCGGCAACCTCACCGCAGTGCGTTCGATACGCGCCCGCGTACGGGAGTTCCTGGAGCGCTCCAAGCCGCCGCAGAACGTGTTGGACGACGCCGAGCTCGCCTCCAGCGAACTCGCCACCAACGCGCTGCTGCACTCCCGTTCGGGCCAGACCGGCGGGGTGATGACGCTGTTCATCCGCTCGGGCCGCGACCGCGTGCGCGTCGCCGTCGCCGACCAAGGCGAGAAGAACCAAGCGCCCGACTCCGGCGACACCGGTGCCGGCCGCACCGACACCGACGACTACGGACGCGGCAAGCTCATCATCGAGAGCTGCACCACCCGCAGCGGGGAGTACTTGACCGACACCACCCACGTGGCGTGGTTCGAGATCGATATCGACGACGGGGCCTGA
- a CDS encoding AMP-binding protein, translated as MRADGADDDRPPFLGGAAPVGSLTGGLLARLRRTEARPTVTGDGETAVGAADFAATVERAAAGLGRRGMCPDDIIGVLAPVGPDRLTAVYTVMAMGGLALPLDLDSDLETITDILTAVDARMVLVTAPLAGIARELADRSRVRQVVAFGDAPETTPFRELLQPSPDGSGYDPARGLFDNGILSCSAGASGIESTLHGHRELLSRFHTVSRELALTRWDSVVLDGGCDESERAVLGAAALWAGASVVTTTTADDRGVAAVADTHGATVRCSPTPRRIAVRHAAG; from the coding sequence ATGAGGGCCGACGGAGCCGACGACGACCGACCGCCCTTTCTCGGCGGCGCAGCACCGGTGGGCTCGCTCACCGGCGGCCTGCTGGCCCGGCTGCGCCGCACCGAGGCCCGCCCGACCGTGACCGGCGACGGGGAGACCGCGGTGGGGGCCGCGGACTTCGCCGCCACGGTCGAGCGGGCCGCTGCGGGACTGGGGCGGCGGGGCATGTGTCCCGACGACATCATCGGCGTCCTCGCGCCGGTCGGACCCGATCGGCTGACCGCCGTATACACCGTCATGGCGATGGGCGGACTGGCCCTGCCACTGGATCTGGATTCGGATCTGGAGACCATCACCGACATCCTCACCGCCGTCGACGCCCGGATGGTCCTGGTGACCGCGCCGCTGGCGGGCATCGCCCGTGAACTGGCCGACCGCTCCCGGGTGCGCCAGGTGGTCGCTTTCGGCGACGCGCCCGAGACCACGCCCTTCAGGGAACTCCTGCAGCCCAGCCCCGACGGCAGCGGCTACGACCCCGCGCGGGGGCTCTTCGACAACGGGATCCTGAGCTGCTCCGCGGGGGCGTCGGGGATCGAGAGCACGCTGCACGGCCACCGCGAGCTGCTGAGCCGGTTCCACACCGTCAGCCGCGAGCTCGCGCTGACCCGGTGGGACAGCGTGGTGCTCGACGGCGGATGCGACGAGTCCGAGCGCGCCGTGCTCGGCGCCGCCGCGCTGTGGGCCGGCGCCTCGGTGGTCACCACGACCACCGCCGACGACCGCGGCGTCGCCGCCGTAGCCGATACCCACGGCGCCACTGTGCGGTGCTCGCCGACGCCCCGCCGGATCGCCGTCCGGCACGCGGCGGGCTGA
- a CDS encoding ATP-binding protein, with protein sequence MAPQTAPARQNLPVESDSLIGRDRDLSDLLRLLEADRVLTLTGADGVGKSRLALRLAAQATALFSDGVWLAALADSATRAEVATRICGALGITEEGRRDPLETLCDALRGRRLLLVLDGVDGVAEHVTEVGARLVASCPEVSLLTTGRASLRIAGETVWRVPPLPVPPSAEGAEPAADGAVRLFLDRARAAVGDYAETPEELAAAKRICRRVDGIPLAVELAAAWAGHLGAEAIDAGLAAALKGAGTGDQRNGHPRSRVLDAVVGWSCSLLSDPERALLRRLSVFPNWCLELAEQVCADAPLAEADVLDLLSALLDRSLITLTGEHQNRVRYRLPGPVREHACARLAESGEQEAVHARHTGRMIALAEDLGGVALSSRAMPWSERYAYWDRAWAEYDNLRAALHWSARQGRVRDGLRICAGLRPLWFTGCRFTEGQEWAAAFLAMDGGSQPAGDDGPGTDALRGKVMVHQAELSWPRNRFDDAAAQAGEGAELCRSAGDLGSVCLAKALLAMLATVRGGTETDPQAHRIADEVLELARSAGDLWHEAIALNVQGALAARTGAFAEAEGRFNTALMIMRGMDHRWGVGTTLTVQGTVAEAQGDVQTADRCYREAMDIHRTIGAFPELAACLAGVGRIAPRLGSVAQAYDYLGESLQLSHTTGQRDGIADALVSIAGVAAGQGMAAESARCAGAASALLENAGGTGPGSPRFPLSVDTTSPGAPGEGRAWWEEGRGLALEEAVELASNVAESGRMPRARPDPSPSSAPPRAALTPREQQIAELVGEGRSNRAIADGLVIAPATVARHVANINRKMGFNSRRQISSWVSRHSVSS encoded by the coding sequence ATGGCACCTCAGACCGCGCCCGCGCGGCAGAATCTCCCCGTTGAATCCGACAGCCTCATCGGCCGCGACCGCGACCTGAGCGACCTGCTCAGGCTGCTGGAGGCCGATCGCGTGCTCACGCTGACCGGCGCCGACGGCGTCGGCAAGAGCCGGTTGGCGCTGCGGCTGGCCGCGCAGGCCACGGCGCTGTTCTCCGACGGCGTGTGGCTGGCCGCCCTGGCCGATTCCGCGACGCGCGCCGAGGTGGCCACACGGATCTGCGGCGCGCTGGGCATCACCGAGGAGGGTCGCCGCGACCCGCTGGAGACCCTGTGCGACGCGCTGCGCGGGCGCCGCCTGCTGCTCGTTCTCGACGGCGTCGACGGTGTGGCCGAGCACGTGACCGAGGTCGGCGCGCGGCTGGTGGCGTCGTGCCCCGAGGTTTCGCTGCTGACGACCGGGCGTGCGTCACTGCGCATCGCCGGCGAGACGGTCTGGCGGGTGCCGCCGCTGCCCGTCCCGCCCTCCGCCGAGGGCGCCGAGCCCGCCGCGGACGGCGCGGTGCGGCTGTTCCTGGACCGGGCGCGCGCCGCGGTCGGCGACTACGCCGAGACTCCGGAGGAGCTGGCGGCGGCCAAGCGGATCTGCCGCCGCGTGGACGGCATCCCGCTGGCCGTCGAGCTGGCCGCCGCCTGGGCCGGGCATCTCGGGGCCGAGGCGATCGACGCCGGGCTGGCCGCGGCGCTGAAGGGCGCCGGGACCGGCGATCAGCGCAACGGCCATCCGCGCTCGCGGGTGCTGGACGCCGTCGTGGGTTGGAGCTGCTCGCTGCTGAGCGATCCCGAGCGCGCACTGCTGCGCCGGCTTTCGGTCTTTCCCAACTGGTGCCTGGAGCTGGCCGAGCAGGTCTGCGCGGACGCGCCACTGGCGGAGGCCGACGTCCTCGACCTGCTTTCGGCGCTGCTGGACCGGTCGCTGATCACCCTGACGGGCGAGCACCAGAACCGTGTGCGCTACCGCCTGCCCGGGCCCGTGCGCGAGCACGCCTGCGCGCGGTTGGCGGAGTCCGGCGAGCAGGAGGCCGTGCACGCCCGGCACACCGGCCGGATGATCGCCCTCGCCGAGGATCTGGGCGGCGTGGCGCTGTCGAGCCGCGCAATGCCCTGGAGCGAGCGGTACGCCTACTGGGACCGCGCGTGGGCCGAGTACGACAACCTGCGCGCCGCCCTGCACTGGTCGGCGCGGCAGGGGCGGGTCCGCGACGGTCTGCGGATCTGCGCGGGTCTGCGCCCATTGTGGTTCACCGGATGCCGGTTCACGGAGGGCCAGGAGTGGGCCGCGGCCTTTCTGGCCATGGACGGCGGTTCGCAGCCGGCCGGCGACGACGGTCCCGGCACCGACGCGCTGCGCGGGAAGGTGATGGTGCACCAGGCCGAGCTCTCCTGGCCGCGGAATCGCTTCGACGACGCCGCTGCGCAGGCGGGCGAGGGCGCGGAGCTGTGCCGGTCGGCGGGCGACCTCGGCTCGGTGTGCCTCGCCAAGGCCCTGCTGGCCATGCTCGCCACGGTCCGCGGCGGCACCGAAACCGACCCCCAAGCCCACCGGATCGCCGACGAGGTGCTGGAGCTCGCGCGCTCCGCGGGCGACCTGTGGCACGAAGCGATCGCGCTCAACGTCCAGGGGGCGCTGGCCGCCCGCACCGGCGCCTTCGCCGAAGCCGAGGGGCGGTTCAACACCGCTCTGATGATCATGCGCGGCATGGACCACCGCTGGGGCGTGGGAACGACGCTCACCGTCCAGGGGACGGTGGCCGAGGCCCAGGGCGACGTGCAGACGGCCGACCGCTGCTACCGCGAGGCGATGGACATCCACCGCACCATCGGTGCCTTCCCGGAGCTGGCGGCCTGCCTGGCCGGCGTGGGCCGGATCGCTCCCCGGCTCGGGTCGGTGGCCCAGGCCTACGACTACCTCGGCGAGAGCCTCCAACTCAGCCACACCACGGGCCAGCGCGACGGCATCGCCGACGCGCTGGTCTCGATCGCCGGTGTCGCCGCGGGGCAGGGGATGGCCGCCGAGTCGGCACGGTGCGCGGGCGCGGCGTCGGCGCTGCTGGAGAACGCCGGCGGGACGGGGCCGGGTTCGCCCCGCTTCCCCCTGTCGGTCGACACGACCTCCCCGGGCGCGCCCGGGGAGGGCCGCGCCTGGTGGGAGGAGGGTCGCGGGCTCGCCTTGGAGGAGGCGGTGGAGCTGGCTTCCAACGTCGCCGAGTCCGGGCGGATGCCGCGTGCCCGTCCGGATCCGTCCCCGTCCTCCGCGCCGCCGCGGGCGGCGCTCACACCCCGCGAACAGCAGATCGCCGAGCTCGTCGGCGAGGGCCGCAGCAACCGCGCGATCGCCGACGGGCTGGTCATCGCTCCGGCGACGGTGGCGCGGCACGTCGCCAACATCAACCGCAAGATGGGCTTCAACTCCCGCCGGCAGATCTCCTCATGGGTGAGCCGACACTCGGTCTCCTCGTGA